The Coffea arabica cultivar ET-39 chromosome 8e, Coffea Arabica ET-39 HiFi, whole genome shotgun sequence genome window below encodes:
- the LOC140013091 gene encoding uncharacterized protein isoform X1, translating into MSVSPANFPPTNSCLPACCFLLKCIHRGQVLPAQFELLLHQHHCNRITLRFGLRQWTITVTDHAFGEGWDVFCEHNIVKRHDTLLLRHSGNLIFDVIHFCELQKQVLLPWTVPLPDLLHLNSVASRDDIHAPTRHQQVASSLRPNFCQDLSDSVCFYQIFNSATPNNLKIPRFIDHFINGTKTPMLLINTGNKSARIGVKHKCLHKNWRDFILEHQLQHNETLVFVPEFENIFTALIFDDTGVEKIFPWYHAFNICSDA; encoded by the exons ATGTCTGTATCTCCAGCGAATTTTCCTCCGACAAATAGCTGTTTACCAGCTTGCTGTTTTCTGCTCAAATGCATTCACAGAGGACAG GTATTACCAGCTCAGTTTGAATTGTTGCTTCATCAGCATCACTGCAATAGAATCACTCTAAGGTTTGGACTACGGCAATGGACCATCACAGTTACTGATCATGCATTCGGAGAAGGATGGGATGTTTTTTGTGAACACAACATTGTTAAAAGACATGACACGTTGTTACTTCGACATAGCGGAAATCTGATATTTGATGTCATTCACTTCTGTGAACtacaaaaacaagttttattGCCCTGGACAGTTCCCCTGCCAGACCTGTTACACTTGAATAGCGTTGCATCACGAG ATGATATCCATGCACCTACTAGACACCAGCAAGTTGCTTCGTCACTCAGACCAAATTTCTGCCAAGATCTATCTGATTCGGTTTGCTTTTATCAAATATTTAACTCTGCAACTCCAAACAATTTG AAAATTCCACGCTTTATTGATCACTTCATCAATGGTACCAAGACTCCGATGTTGCTTATCAATACTGGAAACAAAAGTGCTCGGATAGGTGTAAAGCATAAATGCCTTCACAAAAACTGGAGAGATTTCATTCTTGAACATCAACTGCAGCACAACGAAACCCTTGTTTTTGTTCCGGaatttgaaaatatatttacgGCTTTGATCTTCGACGATACCGGAGTTGAAAAGATTTTTCCTTGGTATCACGCATTCAATATTTGTTCAGATGCTTGA
- the LOC140013091 gene encoding uncharacterized protein isoform X2, protein MHSQRTAQFELLLHQHHCNRITLRFGLRQWTITVTDHAFGEGWDVFCEHNIVKRHDTLLLRHSGNLIFDVIHFCELQKQVLLPWTVPLPDLLHLNSVASRDDIHAPTRHQQVASSLRPNFCQDLSDSVCFYQIFNSATPNNLKIPRFIDHFINGTKTPMLLINTGNKSARIGVKHKCLHKNWRDFILEHQLQHNETLVFVPEFENIFTALIFDDTGVEKIFPWYHAFNICSDA, encoded by the exons ATGCATTCACAGAGGACAG CTCAGTTTGAATTGTTGCTTCATCAGCATCACTGCAATAGAATCACTCTAAGGTTTGGACTACGGCAATGGACCATCACAGTTACTGATCATGCATTCGGAGAAGGATGGGATGTTTTTTGTGAACACAACATTGTTAAAAGACATGACACGTTGTTACTTCGACATAGCGGAAATCTGATATTTGATGTCATTCACTTCTGTGAACtacaaaaacaagttttattGCCCTGGACAGTTCCCCTGCCAGACCTGTTACACTTGAATAGCGTTGCATCACGAG ATGATATCCATGCACCTACTAGACACCAGCAAGTTGCTTCGTCACTCAGACCAAATTTCTGCCAAGATCTATCTGATTCGGTTTGCTTTTATCAAATATTTAACTCTGCAACTCCAAACAATTTG AAAATTCCACGCTTTATTGATCACTTCATCAATGGTACCAAGACTCCGATGTTGCTTATCAATACTGGAAACAAAAGTGCTCGGATAGGTGTAAAGCATAAATGCCTTCACAAAAACTGGAGAGATTTCATTCTTGAACATCAACTGCAGCACAACGAAACCCTTGTTTTTGTTCCGGaatttgaaaatatatttacgGCTTTGATCTTCGACGATACCGGAGTTGAAAAGATTTTTCCTTGGTATCACGCATTCAATATTTGTTCAGATGCTTGA